In Zea mays cultivar B73 chromosome 7, Zm-B73-REFERENCE-NAM-5.0, whole genome shotgun sequence, the following proteins share a genomic window:
- the LOC100191934 gene encoding probable histone-arginine methyltransferase CARM1 isoform X1 — translation MASSPDLFPNVAFSDVSAAAPAAEATAAFGLGATTGAPRLCLVKSGKDEAEPTVDIDLADAQVFKLGPMEWLCVCDESEAKAGVEESFSRAIKVVLRTEAESKAFSLAFQQWKHQVISGKAGERLENGSIIASKSKFDTKIEASSAKMYFHYYGQLLHQQNMLQDFVRTGTYYAAVMENRSDFEGRVVVDVGAGSGILSLFAAQAGARHVYAVEASEMAENAQRLMSGNPSLGQRITVIRGKVEEVELPEKADILISEPMGTLLVNERMLESYVIARDRFLAPDGKMFPTTGRIHMAPFSDEYLYVEIANKALFWQQHNFFGVDLTPLHGSAFQGYFSQPVVDAFDPRLLISPPIYHTLDFTSMKEEELYEIDIPLSFVASVGTRVHGLACWFDVLFNGSTVQRWLTTAPGSPTTHWYQLRCVLSQPLYVMAGQEITGRLHLVAHSAQSYTIYLTMSAKMWGVGAEQGGILQTSTGKLELKEPYYRLSQPQSYMLPQDQQQQQQLSSLQPHGSEQQMQEGLSPGITIDQVDKDYGLN, via the exons ATGGCGTCGTCGCCGGACTTGTTCCCTAACGTTGCCTTCTCCGACGTCTCTGCCGCCGCCCCCGCGGCCGAGGCCACCGCCGCGTTCGGGCTCGGCGCCACCACCGGGGCCCCGCGCCTCTGCCTCGTCAAGTCCGGGAAGGACGAGGCGGAGCCCACGGTCGACATCGACCTCGCCGATGCGCAG GTATTTAAGTTGGGACCGATGGAGTGGCTGTGCGTGTGCGACGAGTCGGAGGCTAAGGCTGGCGTGGAAGAG tcattttcaagagcaatTAAGGTTGTTCTTAGGACAGAAGCTGAGAGCAAAGCCTTCTCTTTAGCTTTTCAACAATGGAAACACCAAGTTATTAGTGGAAAAGCTG GTGAGAGGTTGGAGAATGGATCAATAATTGCTTCGAAAAGCAAATTTGATACAAAAATTGAGGCATCATCAGCAAAGATGTATTTCCACTACTACGGGCAATTATTACATCAGCAAAACATGTTACAAGATTTTGTTCGGACAG GAACATACTATGCTGCTGTAATGGAAAACCGATCTGACTTTGAGGGTCGAGTTGTGGTTGATGTTGGGGCTGGAAGTGGTATTCTGTCGTTATTTGCTGCCCAG GCTGGTGCCAGACATGTCTATGCAGTTGAGGCATCCGAAATGGCTGAAAATGCTCAACGTCTAATGTCCGGGAATCCGTCACTTGGACAGCGGATCACG GTCATCAGGGGCAAGGTCGAGGAAGTAGAGCTTCCAGAAAAAGCTGACATATTGATTTCTGAGCCTATGG GAACCCTTTTGGTTAATGAAAGGATGCTAGAGTCCTATGTCATAGCTAGAGACAGATTCCTTGCTCCAGATGGTAAAATGTTTCCAACAACAGGAAG GATTCACATGGCTCCATTTTCTGATGAATACCTTTATGTTGAAATAGCAAACAAG GCTCTCTTTTGGCAGCAGCACAATTTTTTTGGTGTTGATCTTACACCTTTACATGGTTCAGCATTCCAGGGATATTTTTCACAG CCTGTTGTGGATGCATTTGACCCAAGATTATTAATTTCTCCACCAATATATCATACACTTGATTTTACTAGCATGAAG GAAGAGGAGCTTTACGAGATTGATATCCCTCTGAGTTTTGTAGCATCTGTTGGCACTAGAGTACATGGATTGGCTTGTTGGTTTGATGTGTTGTTCAATGGGAG CACTGTGCAAAGGTGGCTTACCACTGCTCCAGGATCTCCTACCACTCACTGGTACCAACTGCGATGTGTGCTTTCACAGCCATTGTATGTGATGGCCGGCCAAGAAATAACTGGCCGCCTTCATCTCGTAGCCCATAGTGCTCAAAGCTACACAATATACTTGACAATGTCAG CTAAAATGTGGGGTGTGGGTGCGGAGCAAGGCGGTATCCTACAAACATCTACAGGAAAACTTGAACTCAAGGAGCCGTACTACAGGTTGTCTCAGCCGCAATCCTACATGTTGCCACaagatcaacagcagcagcagcaattgTCATCTTTGCAGCCACAC GGATCGGAGCAGCAGATGCAGGAAGGGCTTAGCCCAGGCATCACGATAGACCAAGTAGACAAAGATTACGGCCTCAACTAG
- the LOC100191934 gene encoding Probable histone-arginine methyltransferase CARM1 — MASSPDLFPNVAFSDVSAAAPAAEATAAFGLGATTGAPRLCLVKSGKDEAEPTVDIDLADAQVFKLGPMEWLCVCDESEAKAGVEEKSFSRAIKVVLRTEAESKAFSLAFQQWKHQVISGKAGERLENGSIIASKSKFDTKIEASSAKMYFHYYGQLLHQQNMLQDFVRTGTYYAAVMENRSDFEGRVVVDVGAGSGILSLFAAQAGARHVYAVEASEMAENAQRLMSGNPSLGQRITVIRGKVEEVELPEKADILISEPMGTLLVNERMLESYVIARDRFLAPDGKMFPTTGRIHMAPFSDEYLYVEIANKALFWQQHNFFGVDLTPLHGSAFQGYFSQPVVDAFDPRLLISPPIYHTLDFTSMKEEELYEIDIPLSFVASVGTRVHGLACWFDVLFNGSTVQRWLTTAPGSPTTHWYQLRCVLSQPLYVMAGQEITGRLHLVAHSAQSYTIYLTMSAKMWGVGAEQGGILQTSTGKLELKEPYYRLSQPQSYMLPQDQQQQQQLSSLQPHGSEQQMQEGLSPGITIDQVDKDYGLN, encoded by the exons ATGGCGTCGTCGCCGGACTTGTTCCCTAACGTTGCCTTCTCCGACGTCTCTGCCGCCGCCCCCGCGGCCGAGGCCACCGCCGCGTTCGGGCTCGGCGCCACCACCGGGGCCCCGCGCCTCTGCCTCGTCAAGTCCGGGAAGGACGAGGCGGAGCCCACGGTCGACATCGACCTCGCCGATGCGCAG GTATTTAAGTTGGGACCGATGGAGTGGCTGTGCGTGTGCGACGAGTCGGAGGCTAAGGCTGGCGTGGAAGAG aagtcattttcaagagcaatTAAGGTTGTTCTTAGGACAGAAGCTGAGAGCAAAGCCTTCTCTTTAGCTTTTCAACAATGGAAACACCAAGTTATTAGTGGAAAAGCTG GTGAGAGGTTGGAGAATGGATCAATAATTGCTTCGAAAAGCAAATTTGATACAAAAATTGAGGCATCATCAGCAAAGATGTATTTCCACTACTACGGGCAATTATTACATCAGCAAAACATGTTACAAGATTTTGTTCGGACAG GAACATACTATGCTGCTGTAATGGAAAACCGATCTGACTTTGAGGGTCGAGTTGTGGTTGATGTTGGGGCTGGAAGTGGTATTCTGTCGTTATTTGCTGCCCAG GCTGGTGCCAGACATGTCTATGCAGTTGAGGCATCCGAAATGGCTGAAAATGCTCAACGTCTAATGTCCGGGAATCCGTCACTTGGACAGCGGATCACG GTCATCAGGGGCAAGGTCGAGGAAGTAGAGCTTCCAGAAAAAGCTGACATATTGATTTCTGAGCCTATGG GAACCCTTTTGGTTAATGAAAGGATGCTAGAGTCCTATGTCATAGCTAGAGACAGATTCCTTGCTCCAGATGGTAAAATGTTTCCAACAACAGGAAG GATTCACATGGCTCCATTTTCTGATGAATACCTTTATGTTGAAATAGCAAACAAG GCTCTCTTTTGGCAGCAGCACAATTTTTTTGGTGTTGATCTTACACCTTTACATGGTTCAGCATTCCAGGGATATTTTTCACAG CCTGTTGTGGATGCATTTGACCCAAGATTATTAATTTCTCCACCAATATATCATACACTTGATTTTACTAGCATGAAG GAAGAGGAGCTTTACGAGATTGATATCCCTCTGAGTTTTGTAGCATCTGTTGGCACTAGAGTACATGGATTGGCTTGTTGGTTTGATGTGTTGTTCAATGGGAG CACTGTGCAAAGGTGGCTTACCACTGCTCCAGGATCTCCTACCACTCACTGGTACCAACTGCGATGTGTGCTTTCACAGCCATTGTATGTGATGGCCGGCCAAGAAATAACTGGCCGCCTTCATCTCGTAGCCCATAGTGCTCAAAGCTACACAATATACTTGACAATGTCAG CTAAAATGTGGGGTGTGGGTGCGGAGCAAGGCGGTATCCTACAAACATCTACAGGAAAACTTGAACTCAAGGAGCCGTACTACAGGTTGTCTCAGCCGCAATCCTACATGTTGCCACaagatcaacagcagcagcagcaattgTCATCTTTGCAGCCACAC GGATCGGAGCAGCAGATGCAGGAAGGGCTTAGCCCAGGCATCACGATAGACCAAGTAGACAAAGATTACGGCCTCAACTAG
- the LOC100279884 gene encoding Stress-related protein-like, with translation MAEEQSNPQHQQAEEREVMVEQQQPRRAPKLRYLDFVQVAAAQAAVCLAGLYGLAKDHAGPLRPSVDAVESAVKGVVSPVYDRFGGLPLDVLAFVDRKVDDTVHEVDKHLPGALKAASAHVYAVVRGVPEVARELAAEAQRSGVRGAARAALAMTEPVARDVYGRVEPVAKDLYVRYEPAAEHLAVSAWRSLNGLPVFPHVAEIVVPTAAHWADKYNRAVAAAAEHGYAGAKYLPAIPTERIAKVFSSAPEAEPLAEGQ, from the exons ATGGCGGAGGAGCAGTCCAACCCCCAGCACCAGCAAGCG GAGGAGAGGGAGGTTATGGTGGAGCAGCAGCAGCCGAGGAGGGCCCCGAAGCTGAGGTACCTGGACTTCGTCCAGGTGGCGGCTGCCCAGGCCGCGGTGTGCCTCGCTGGGCTCTACGGCCTCGCCAAGGACCACGCCGGCCCGCTCCGCCCCAGCGTTGACGCCGTCGAGTCTGCCGTCAAGGGCGTCGTTAGCCCCGTCTACGACCGCTTCGGCGGCCTGCCGCTCGACGTCCTCGCCTTCGTCGACCGCAAG GTGGACGACACGGTGCACGAGGTGGACAAGCACCTCCCGGGCGCGCTGAAGGCGGCGTCGGCGCATGTCTACGCGGTGGTTCGGGGCGTGCCGGAGGTGGCGCGCGAGCTGGCGGCCGAGGCGCAGCGGTCGGGCGTGAGGGGCGCAGCCCGTGCGGCGCTCGCGATGACGGAGCCGGTGGCGCGGGACGTGTACGGCCGCGTGGAGCCCGTGGCCAAGGACCTCTACGTGCGGTACGAGCCCGCGGCGGAGCACCTGGCCGTCTCCGCCTGGCGCTCGCTGAACGGCCTGCCGGTGTTCCCGCACGTCGCGGAGATCGTCGTGCCCACCGCCGCGCACTGGGCCGACAAGTACAACAGGGCGGTCGCAGCCGCCGCGGAGCACGGCTACGCGGGGGCCAAGTACCTCCCCGCCATCCCCACCGAACGCATCGCCAAGGTGTTTTCGTCGGCGCCAGAGGCCGAGCCGCTGGCAGAGGGCCagtag